One Nostocoides sp. HKS02 genomic window carries:
- a CDS encoding response regulator transcription factor — MKVLVVEDDVDIQDLAIHLLGRAGYDVVVEGDGEAGLAAALTQQPDLVVLDWMMPAMTGVEVCRAMRADPRAKNIAVLMLTSKAQEADIDQAFTAGADDYMVKPFRGSELVSRVRSLTAR; from the coding sequence ATGAAGGTTCTTGTTGTAGAGGACGACGTGGACATCCAGGATCTTGCTATCCACCTGCTCGGGCGCGCCGGGTACGACGTCGTGGTCGAGGGCGACGGTGAGGCCGGCCTGGCTGCCGCGCTGACGCAGCAACCCGACCTCGTGGTCCTGGACTGGATGATGCCGGCGATGACCGGGGTCGAGGTATGCCGGGCCATGCGTGCGGACCCTCGGGCGAAGAACATCGCCGTCCTGATGCTGACGTCCAAGGCCCAGGAGGCCGACATCGACCAGGCCTTTACCGCGGGAGCCGATGACTACATGGTCAAGCCGTTCCGGGGCAGCGAGCTGGTCAGCCGGGTCAGGTCGCTGACGGCCAGGTAG
- a CDS encoding alpha/beta fold hydrolase: MTTTNTLRLADADIVYDVHGELPSPDGRPPLFMIGQPMDASGFMALASYFPDRTVVTYDPRGLGRSTRHDGRVDHAPTGQAEDVHALIQSLAAGPVEMFASSGGAVTALALVAAYPDDVTTLVAHEPPLIHVLPDAEAIERALAEVQDAYQAGGRNAGMAAFITMISWRGEFTPAYFDLPPADPAAFGMPGDDDGSRDDPLLSDRSSAVSGYRLELEALAASPTRIVVAVGEESLDIFTGRTSLAVAGLLGQEPTVFPSHHGGFVGGDSGYAGKPEEFARTLREVLG; this comes from the coding sequence GTGACGACAACGAACACCCTCCGGCTCGCCGACGCCGACATCGTCTACGACGTCCATGGCGAGCTGCCGTCCCCTGACGGGCGCCCGCCGCTGTTCATGATCGGCCAGCCGATGGACGCCAGCGGCTTCATGGCCTTGGCCTCCTACTTCCCTGACCGAACGGTCGTTACCTACGACCCCCGTGGGCTGGGTCGCAGCACCCGCCACGACGGTCGCGTCGACCACGCCCCCACCGGCCAGGCCGAAGACGTCCACGCGCTGATCCAGTCGCTCGCCGCCGGCCCGGTCGAGATGTTCGCCAGCAGCGGTGGCGCCGTGACCGCACTCGCGCTCGTCGCGGCATACCCCGACGACGTCACCACGCTGGTGGCCCACGAACCGCCGCTGATCCACGTGCTCCCCGATGCCGAAGCCATAGAGCGCGCCCTCGCGGAGGTCCAGGACGCCTACCAGGCGGGCGGGCGGAACGCCGGCATGGCGGCATTCATCACGATGATCTCCTGGCGTGGAGAGTTCACACCGGCCTACTTCGACCTGCCGCCCGCCGACCCCGCCGCGTTCGGGATGCCCGGCGACGACGACGGATCCCGCGACGACCCGCTCCTGTCTGACCGCTCCTCGGCGGTGAGCGGCTACCGACTCGAACTCGAGGCCCTGGCCGCGTCGCCCACCCGCATCGTGGTCGCCGTCGGCGAAGAGTCGCTGGACATCTTCACCGGGCGGACCTCCCTGGCCGTCGCCGGGCTTCTCGGGCAGGAGCCGACGGTGTTCCCGAGCCACCACGGCGGGTTCGTCGGCGGCGACTCGGGGTATGCCGGCAAGCCCGAGGAGTTCGCGCGCACGCTCCGTGAGGTCCTCGGCTGA
- a CDS encoding sugar O-acetyltransferase, producing MSLTSRLNLLAFDDLDERRTLLAEIFGGPVPESLSILPPFYCDYGLGASFGERVFINQGCFFLDLGGISIGDRVLIGPRVTLSTAGHPVELDERYDFITHAPIAIEEDVWIGAGATVTPGVTIGRGSVVGAGAVVATDVPPMSVVTGTSIIERRRLRPAPAATS from the coding sequence ATGAGCCTGACCTCTCGCCTCAACCTGCTGGCGTTCGACGACCTCGACGAGCGCAGGACGTTGCTCGCCGAGATCTTCGGTGGCCCCGTGCCCGAGTCACTGTCGATCCTCCCGCCGTTCTACTGCGACTACGGCCTCGGCGCTTCGTTCGGAGAGCGCGTGTTCATCAACCAGGGATGCTTCTTCCTCGACCTGGGCGGCATCTCCATCGGTGATCGGGTGCTCATCGGTCCCCGGGTGACGCTGAGCACCGCTGGCCATCCCGTCGAGCTCGATGAGCGGTACGACTTCATCACGCACGCCCCGATCGCCATCGAGGAGGACGTCTGGATCGGCGCCGGGGCCACCGTCACGCCCGGAGTCACCATCGGTCGTGGTTCGGTCGTCGGGGCGGGTGCCGTCGTCGCAACGGACGTGCCACCCATGAGCGTCGTGACAGGTACGAGCATCATCGAGCGGAGGCGCCTGAGACCGGCGCCTGCCGCGACTTCCTGA
- a CDS encoding class I SAM-dependent methyltransferase, whose protein sequence is MHEHQGFDDAAATWDDDPGHEERQVAVARAIEEAVTLTPRMSALDVGGGTGRLSILLSRRVGSVVVTDPSAGMVQVARERIQAAGLSDRLRAVQVDLTADPLEGTYDVVWSSMALHHVHDLDALLRSLAGLLVEGGRLAIADLDEDRDGAFHADKADFDGHDGFDRHRLAEQLAQAGFGAVRFVEATTIRKGDREFGVFLCTATKGA, encoded by the coding sequence ATGCACGAACACCAGGGGTTCGATGACGCGGCCGCGACGTGGGACGACGACCCGGGCCATGAGGAGCGGCAGGTCGCGGTGGCCCGGGCCATCGAGGAGGCCGTGACGCTGACCCCTCGGATGAGTGCACTCGACGTGGGTGGTGGCACGGGTCGGCTGAGCATCCTGCTCTCCAGACGGGTCGGTTCCGTTGTCGTGACAGACCCGTCCGCGGGGATGGTGCAGGTAGCCCGGGAGCGGATCCAGGCGGCCGGGCTCAGTGACCGACTGCGCGCCGTCCAGGTCGACCTCACGGCAGACCCGCTGGAGGGCACCTACGACGTGGTGTGGAGCTCCATGGCGTTGCACCACGTCCACGACCTCGACGCACTACTGCGGTCCCTGGCGGGACTCCTGGTCGAGGGCGGTCGACTGGCCATCGCCGACCTCGACGAGGATCGCGACGGTGCCTTCCACGCCGACAAGGCGGACTTCGACGGACACGACGGGTTCGACAGGCACCGTCTCGCCGAGCAGTTGGCCCAGGCCGGATTCGGCGCGGTCAGGTTCGTTGAGGCCACGACCATCCGCAAGGGCGACCGCGAGTTCGGCGTGTTCCTGTGCACGGCGACCAAGGGCGCCTGA
- a CDS encoding VOC family protein: MRAQIFFITLAVDDLDRAVSFYRDGLGWPTEGVVGSEFHDEVTGADGTIAFVTLEDGLKLGLYERTNLAKDASLPLGHPSSAQFSLGIPATSREDVDAMLEQASRAGGTLTAPAHLRPFGVYSGYFTDPDGHLFEVAWDSNA; this comes from the coding sequence GTGCGAGCACAGATCTTCTTCATCACCCTGGCTGTCGATGACCTCGACCGCGCCGTCAGCTTCTACCGCGACGGGCTGGGCTGGCCGACTGAGGGAGTGGTGGGCAGCGAGTTCCATGACGAGGTCACCGGCGCGGACGGGACCATCGCCTTCGTCACCCTCGAGGATGGCCTGAAGCTCGGCCTCTACGAGCGAACGAACCTCGCCAAGGACGCCAGCCTGCCCCTTGGCCACCCCAGTTCGGCGCAGTTCAGTCTCGGCATACCGGCCACCTCTCGAGAAGATGTCGACGCGATGCTCGAGCAAGCGAGCCGCGCGGGCGGGACCCTCACCGCTCCCGCCCACCTTCGGCCCTTCGGCGTCTACTCCGGTTACTTCACCGATCCCGACGGACACCTCTTCGAGGTGGCCTGGGACAGCAACGCCTAG